In a genomic window of Methylobacter sp. YRD-M1:
- a CDS encoding ribokinase produces the protein MKRVLNFGSINVDHVYTVEHFVRPGETVSCRKYRRFAGGKGLNQSIALAQAGACVCHAGKVGAADAWLKMLMEDKGVDTGFVQPIDGPSGHAIIQVNAEGENSIIIVGGANQLISESDVQSIVADFGSDDYLLVQNEVNAVPQIIQSAKAKGLTVVFNPAPMNAQVLNYPLELVDILIVNEIEAQALTGESEPDRIGEALSRRFPQTAVVLTLGDKGASYFSSQARFFQPAEKVHAVDTTGAGDTFIGFFLAELIKTSDSEIALQWAARAAAICITRHGAADSIPSRKELEAIQ, from the coding sequence ATGAAAAGAGTATTGAACTTCGGGTCGATCAATGTTGATCATGTCTATACTGTCGAGCATTTCGTACGGCCCGGTGAAACCGTCAGTTGCCGGAAATACCGCCGATTTGCCGGAGGCAAGGGCTTGAACCAGTCCATCGCGCTCGCCCAGGCCGGTGCGTGCGTATGCCATGCTGGCAAGGTTGGTGCGGCAGACGCCTGGCTGAAGATGTTGATGGAAGACAAGGGCGTGGACACGGGATTTGTACAGCCAATCGACGGTCCCAGCGGACACGCCATTATTCAGGTGAATGCGGAAGGGGAAAATTCCATCATAATCGTCGGCGGCGCCAATCAGCTCATAAGCGAATCAGACGTGCAGAGCATCGTTGCGGATTTCGGGTCGGATGATTACCTTCTCGTGCAAAACGAGGTGAATGCCGTGCCGCAGATAATCCAGTCCGCGAAAGCCAAAGGGCTGACGGTCGTATTTAACCCCGCTCCCATGAATGCGCAAGTGCTCAATTATCCGCTTGAGCTGGTGGACATTCTCATAGTGAACGAGATCGAAGCACAGGCCCTCACCGGAGAAAGCGAACCGGATAGAATCGGCGAGGCTCTCAGCCGGCGGTTTCCTCAAACTGCAGTTGTGCTCACTTTAGGCGATAAGGGCGCCTCCTATTTCAGTTCTCAGGCCCGGTTCTTTCAGCCGGCGGAAAAAGTCCATGCCGTAGACACAACAGGGGCTGGGGATACATTTATTGGCTTCTTTTTGGCTGAATTGATCAAGACCAGCGATTCAGAGATCGCCCTGCAATGGGCAGCGCGTGCGGCGGCAATATGCATCACGCGGCATGGCGCTGCCGATTCGATACCGTCCCGAAAGGAACTTGAGGCGATTCAATAA
- a CDS encoding ADP-ribosylglycohydrolase family protein, translated as MKHPWLWWKKEDLRIERQQLIDEGRDISRVESEFTRLLAEDMLEDAQFQRAVNDLLDKTRLLPVHLDYHYIEPSDLEAIRAQRPTGPRVLPVTDPEALRRSRIAGAWLGRCAGCLLGEPIEGVIRPDLLRLLDRAGYNEIPDYLWRLPGLTENDYLELGFGKLLSFRKIDHIPQNDDTDYTVTAMALVKRKGINFTPSDMADFWMQNLPILSTCTAERVAYRNFATNIEPPDSAIVRNPYREWIGARIRADFFGYVALGQPELAAELAWRDASISHVKNGIYGAMWVAAMLAAAINHTNVKRVIEIGLSEIPEKSRFFEAVTEILDRHAAGATYTETVEHIHQCWDEKNPHDWCHSLSNAQIVAMGLLYGEGDYEKAITRTVLACFDTDCNGATVGSIMGMMLGADALPAKWTGVMHDTIHTSLRGYLTASISTIAEEMFQIHNTIANGHL; from the coding sequence ATGAAGCATCCATGGTTATGGTGGAAAAAAGAGGATCTCAGGATAGAGCGACAACAGTTAATCGATGAAGGCCGTGATATAAGTAGGGTGGAATCGGAGTTCACACGGCTTCTTGCAGAAGATATGCTCGAGGATGCGCAGTTCCAGAGGGCAGTGAATGATCTATTGGATAAAACCCGTCTCTTGCCAGTGCATTTGGACTATCATTACATCGAGCCATCCGACTTGGAGGCTATACGCGCTCAACGACCAACTGGACCGCGTGTGTTGCCCGTTACTGATCCGGAAGCTTTGCGGAGGAGCCGCATTGCCGGCGCGTGGCTAGGGCGATGCGCAGGCTGTCTGCTTGGCGAGCCCATCGAAGGAGTGATTAGACCGGATCTGCTACGGCTATTGGACCGTGCTGGCTACAATGAGATACCGGATTATCTCTGGCGACTCCCGGGACTAACCGAAAATGACTACCTGGAACTCGGCTTTGGCAAGCTGTTGTCATTTAGAAAAATCGATCATATACCCCAGAACGACGATACCGACTACACAGTGACGGCAATGGCGCTGGTAAAACGGAAAGGCATAAACTTTACGCCATCAGATATGGCCGACTTCTGGATGCAAAACCTCCCGATTCTGAGCACTTGCACTGCCGAGCGCGTAGCCTACCGCAATTTTGCAACCAACATCGAGCCGCCCGATTCCGCTATTGTTCGTAATCCTTACCGTGAATGGATCGGCGCGCGGATCCGTGCCGATTTTTTTGGCTATGTCGCGCTGGGCCAGCCTGAACTGGCTGCGGAACTGGCTTGGCGGGACGCAAGTATTTCCCACGTGAAAAACGGCATTTATGGTGCAATGTGGGTAGCCGCAATGCTGGCGGCAGCTATAAATCATACAAACGTGAAGCGCGTGATCGAAATCGGGCTCAGTGAAATTCCGGAAAAGAGCCGATTTTTCGAGGCAGTAACCGAGATACTGGATCGACATGCGGCAGGCGCGACTTACACTGAAACAGTGGAACACATTCATCAATGTTGGGATGAAAAAAATCCGCATGACTGGTGCCACAGTCTTTCCAATGCGCAGATTGTCGCAATGGGCCTGTTGTATGGTGAAGGCGATTACGAAAAAGCTATTACCCGCACAGTCCTCGCCTGTTTCGATACGGATTGCAATGGCGCGACAGTCGGATCAATCATGGGCATGATGCTGGGAGCCGACGCCCTACCGGCGAAATGGACAGGCGTCATGCATGATACGATTCATACCAGTTTGCGAGGATACCTGACAGCCAGTATTTCAACGATTGCCGAGGAAATGTTTCAAATCCATAACACTATAGCGAATGGTCATCTATGA
- a CDS encoding EamA family transporter → MKATTISWTVLTLIFISVSISAIAQVTLKHGMSSPAVQQGLAGSWHQVVIAVASNIYVWLGLVFYALGAVLWLGVLAKVDVSVAYPFVGLGFILTALLGVFLLGEAFSVIRFVGTCLVVLGIVLVTRT, encoded by the coding sequence ATGAAAGCCACGACAATTTCCTGGACGGTTTTAACGCTGATCTTTATCAGCGTCTCCATTTCCGCCATTGCTCAAGTCACTTTAAAGCACGGCATGTCTTCACCCGCTGTACAACAGGGGCTGGCCGGCAGCTGGCATCAGGTTGTAATCGCGGTTGCCTCGAATATCTACGTTTGGCTGGGCCTTGTCTTCTATGCGCTGGGGGCAGTGCTTTGGCTGGGGGTGCTGGCGAAGGTTGATGTCAGTGTCGCTTATCCTTTTGTAGGCCTGGGGTTCATTCTTACAGCGCTGTTGGGGGTGTTTCTGCTTGGCGAAGCATTTTCCGTTATACGCTTTGTCGGAACCTGCCTGGTGGTATTAGGCATTGTATTGGTTACCCGGACTTGA
- a CDS encoding UbiA family prenyltransferase — translation MSQKNLQERLPPNPFIAHSDSVPLFVDLDGTLVKTDLLIESAFFLLKKQPWMFLAMLYWLAFGKARLKEEIAMRSALDFSVLPFQQDFVDYLNSEARQGRTLYLATASDRRLAEPVAERLGIFKQVLASDGLRNLKGTRKLEAILACCNGSAFDYAGNERIDLAIWAKARQAVIVNPGNGVVAATRKRGYEIERVFDDRPSTAKTWMRALRIHQWAKNVLLGVPILTAHAFTLTAFIKIAMAFAAFGLVASATYLLNDLLDLVSDRHHPRKCKRPFAAGDIGLASGILVMVILFGTGFGLALQLSDHFLFTLLAYLGLTISYSFYFKKVMLIDVLLLASLYTIRIVAGAYAIEVPLSSWLLGFSMFIFLSLALIKRCTELTAMQHLSRETMKGRDYQVSDYPMLCTLGVAAGYISILVLALFISGSGSAGKYTNPVFLWLLCPLMAYWVSRLWLKTSRGEMHDDPLVFSLKDRASWIVFVNMMVVTLVSI, via the coding sequence ATGAGCCAAAAAAACTTGCAAGAGCGACTTCCGCCCAATCCATTTATTGCACATTCCGATTCGGTGCCGCTTTTTGTTGATCTTGACGGAACCCTGGTCAAAACCGATTTATTAATCGAGAGCGCTTTCTTTTTATTGAAAAAACAGCCCTGGATGTTTTTGGCTATGCTGTACTGGCTGGCATTCGGCAAAGCCCGCCTTAAGGAAGAAATAGCGATGCGCTCGGCATTGGACTTCAGTGTCTTGCCCTTTCAGCAGGATTTTGTCGACTATTTAAATAGCGAGGCCAGGCAGGGGCGTACTTTATACCTGGCGACAGCGTCCGACCGCCGCCTGGCCGAGCCGGTTGCAGAACGGTTGGGGATTTTCAAGCAGGTATTAGCCAGTGACGGGCTTCGCAATCTGAAAGGAACGCGCAAGCTGGAAGCCATATTGGCCTGCTGCAATGGATCGGCATTCGACTATGCCGGCAATGAACGCATTGATCTTGCCATCTGGGCCAAGGCGCGCCAAGCCGTCATTGTTAATCCCGGCAATGGCGTAGTCGCCGCGACCAGAAAGCGTGGTTATGAAATAGAACGGGTGTTTGATGACCGCCCTTCGACAGCAAAAACCTGGATGCGTGCGCTTCGGATTCATCAATGGGCCAAAAATGTCTTGCTGGGCGTGCCCATTTTGACGGCGCATGCGTTTACTCTCACGGCATTCATCAAGATTGCAATGGCGTTCGCAGCCTTTGGGCTGGTTGCCTCGGCCACTTATCTGCTGAACGATCTGCTTGATCTGGTCTCGGACAGGCATCACCCGCGCAAATGCAAACGGCCATTTGCGGCCGGCGACATAGGCTTGGCTTCAGGCATTCTGGTTATGGTAATCCTGTTCGGGACTGGCTTTGGCCTGGCGCTTCAACTTTCCGATCATTTCCTGTTTACGCTGCTTGCCTATCTGGGCTTAACCATCAGCTATTCGTTTTACTTTAAAAAAGTAATGCTGATCGATGTGTTGTTGCTGGCTTCGCTCTATACCATCCGCATCGTAGCGGGCGCTTATGCTATTGAGGTGCCTTTATCATCGTGGCTGCTGGGGTTTTCCATGTTCATTTTTCTCAGTCTGGCGTTAATCAAGCGCTGCACTGAACTAACGGCAATGCAGCACCTGTCGCGCGAAACCATGAAAGGCCGGGATTACCAGGTCTCCGATTACCCCATGCTCTGCACGCTGGGCGTAGCGGCGGGCTATATATCGATACTGGTGCTGGCCTTGTTTATCAGCGGCTCCGGGAGCGCCGGCAAATATACCAATCCGGTTTTCTTATGGCTGCTATGCCCTTTGATGGCTTATTGGGTGTCCCGACTATGGTTAAAAACTTCACGCGGGGAAATGCATGACGACCCGCTGGTTTTTAGTTTAAAGGACCGGGCCAGCTGGATCGTTTTCGTTAATATGATGGTAGTTACATTGGTGTCAATATGA